The Papaver somniferum cultivar HN1 chromosome 3, ASM357369v1, whole genome shotgun sequence genome includes a region encoding these proteins:
- the LOC113358712 gene encoding uncharacterized protein LOC113358712 isoform X1 yields the protein MCKRSLLNLVYKRRNSNSILAVVGKNNIKGGGSFRLYNCSAVGLENNRNCVNSGGSLSYGCSAANLVYERKNSTRFVAEGQESDKGPIGDSLTNNFSAPNFVYRRRNSASLPAAAGLGNEKNRSVGHLSYNCSAPNLVYKRRKAVNLLAEAERDNNSHGSGGCLADNCSIPKLVYTRRNPNSLLAEAERENNSNDSGGCLTYKPSKPCLVYQRKISNNLLTKAGGDNNRQGTGGCVSYNCSAPNRKNSTNHLAEAGQGNSGGGSLTYDRPAPKLVYKRRNRTSLPTTQGGEDNRCGGGVSPSYNCSEPIFVYKHRNFSNLLAAATWENKEDNSGGCASYNCSAPTPVYKRRKSTNLLAAARWENKDNSCGGCLCCICSVPNLVYKRRKTSNLPTAELKNNKEGSGKCLCCRWSEMPSLSAENDHNIFSNTGNGSHTGREDPVSSSCLRNNDITADGRSSLSQQVFPVKFDIAHYMRPKSSEISLKRINMECSTGEVEEFDEAQNNSVQKSALGCCNVIGSCSSAKSYVDGSGSVKSDLEDAGECSSSDILTTNQLGECSTEKELIYILLRDVLHQQVCSRRKSTSNDVVGSSSAAKYKLQSCKICDGLENSLSMLICDNCEEAFHITCCNPKVRKIPVDEWYCQPCSRKQRRLPRKSLNARASRRKSAAPKDHIASMLSDTEPYTTGVRIGKDFQADVPDWSGPISSDVDFVGKAMDPTECDTLCKLNAKKLPAPSSAGNWLQCQEVLVANTEVEIICGKWRRAPLFEIQTDDWDCSCALRWDPIHADCAVPQELPTDQVLKQLKFIEMLKPKLAAKKQKLTHTKGDTEDIRSVT from the exons ATGTGCAAAAGATCTCTACTAAATCTCGTGTACAAGCGAAGGAACTCTAATAGTATTTTAGCTGTAGTGGGGAAAAACAATATAAAGGGTGGTGGTAGCTTTCGTCTCTATAATTGTTCTGCAGTAGGGCTGGAAAATAATAGAAACTGTGTCAATAGTGGTGGTTCTCTTTCCTACGGTTGTTCTGCAGCAAATCTTGTGTACGAGCGCAAAAACTCTACTAGATTTGTAGCTGAAGGGCAGGAAAGCGATAAAGGTCCTATTGGTGATTCACTTACCAACAATTTTTCTGCACCAAACTTTGTTTACAGGCGTAGAAACTCCGCTAGtcttccagcagcagcagggttgGGAAACGAGAAAAATAGAAGTGTAGGTCATCTTTCCTACAATTGTTCGGCTCCAAATCTTGTGTACAAGCGTCGAAAAGCTGTTAATCTTCTAGCAGAAGCAGAGAGGGACAACAATAGTCACGGTAGCGGTGGTTGTCTAGCTGACAATTGTTCAATACCAAAACTTGTGTACACGCGAAGAAACCCTAATAGTCTTCTAGCAGAAGCAGAGCGCGAAAACAATAGTAACGATAGTGGTGGTTGTTTAACTTACAAACCTTCAAAACCATGTCTTGTGTACCAGCGAAAAATCTCTAATAATCTTCTAACAAAAGCAGGGGGTGATAACAATAGACAAGGTACTGGTGGTTGTGTTTCTTATAATTGTTCTGCACCAAATCGTAAAAACTCTACCAATCATCTAGCAGAAGCAGGGCAGGGAAACAGTGGTGGTGGTTCTCTTACTTACGATCGTCCTGCACCAAAGCTTGTATACAAACGTAGAAACCGTACTAGTTTACCAACAACACAAGGAGGAGAAGACAATAGATGTGGTGGTGGTGTTAGTCCTTCCTACAACTGTTCTGAACCGATTTTTGTGTACAAGCATAGAAACTTTTCTAATCTTCTAGCAGCAGCAACGTGGGAAAACAAAGAAGACAATAGTGGTGGCTGTGCTTCCTACAATTGTTCTGCGCCAACTCCTGTATACAAGCGTAGAAAATCTACTAATCTTCTAGCAGCAGCAAGGTGGGAAAACAAAGACAACAGTTGTGGTGGTTGTCTCTGCTGCATTTGTTCTGTACCAAATCTTGTGTACAAGCGTAGGAAAACTAGTAATCTTCCAACTGCAGAGCTGAAAAACAATAAAGAAGGTAGTGGTAAATGTCTTTGCTGCCGTTGGTCTGAAATGCCTTCATTGTCAGCAGAAAATGATCACAATATTTTCTCGAATACTGGGAATGGTAGTCACACTGGCAGAGAAGATCCTGTTTCTTCCTCATGTTTACGCAACAATGACATAACTGCTGATGGGAGATCATCCTTATCCCAGCAGGTCTTTCCAGTAAAGTTTGATATTGCTCATTATATGAGACCTAAGAGTTCAGAGATTTCTTTAAAGCGCATTAATATGGAATGCTCTACTGGCGAAGTAGAAGAATTTGATGAAGCACAAAATAATAGTGTCCAAAAATCAGCTCTTGGATGCTGCAATGTAATTGGTAGCTGTTCGTCGGCGAAATCTTACGTCGATGGTTCGGGTTCCGTgaaaagtgatttggaagatgcagGGGAATGTTCCTCATCTGATATTTTGACAACAAATCAGTTAGGGGAATGCTCAACAGAAAAAGAACTCATATATATACTTCTACGAGATGTACTTCATCAGCAGGTTTGTTCTAGGAGAAAATCCACGTCCAATGATGTTGTGGGTTCTAGCAGTGCTGCTAAATATAAACTTCAGTCATGCAAAATATGTGACGGTTTGGAAAATTCACTGAGTATGTTGATTTGTGATAATTGTGAGGAGGCATTTCATATTACTTGCTGTAATCCCAAGGTAAGAAAGATACCAGTGGATGAGTGGTATTGCCAGCCTTGTTCAAGGAAGCAACGGAGACTTCCTCGAAAATCACTAAATGCAAGAGCATCCAGGAGGAAGAGTGCAGCACCGAAAGATCATATAGCGTCCATGTTAAGTGATACTGAGCCATATACTACAGGTGTTCGAATAGGAAAAGATTTTCAAGCAGATGTTCCTGACTGGTCTGGTCCCATTTCGAG TGATGTTGATTTTGTTGGTAAAGCAATGGATCCTACAGAATGTGATACTTTATGT AAGTTGAATGCCAAGAAACTCCCAGCCCCCAGTTCTGCTGGTAATTGGCTTCAATGTCAAGAGGTTTTGGTTGCAAATACAGAAGTGGAAATTATTTGTGGAAAGTGGCGAAG GGCTCCTCTTTTTGAAATCCAAACTGATGATTGGGATTGTTCTTGCGCTCTTCGTTGGGACCCAATACATGCTGATTGCGCTGTTCCTCAG GAGCTCCCAACAGATCAAGTTCTAAAGCAACTCAAATTTATAGAAATG TTGAAGCCAAAATTAGCTGCTAAAAAGCAAAAATTAACTCACACAAAGGGTGATACAGAGGACATTAGAAGTGTAACCTAA
- the LOC113358712 gene encoding uncharacterized protein LOC113358712 isoform X2 gives MCKRSLLNLVYKRRNSNSILAVVGKNNIKGGGSFRLYNCSAVGLENNRNCVNSGGSLSYGCSAANLVYERKNSTRFVAEGQESDKGPIGDSLTNNFSAPNFVYRRRNSASLPAAAGLGNEKNRSVGHLSYNCSAPNLVYKRRKAVNLLAEAERDNNSHGSGGCLADNCSIPKLVYTRRNPNSLLAEAERENNSNDSGGCLTYKPSKPCLVYQRKISNNLLTKAGGDNNRQGTGGCVSYNCSAPNRKNSTNHLAEAGQGNSGGGSLTYDRPAPKLVYKRRNRTSLPTTQGGEDNRCGGGVSPSYNCSEPIFVYKHRNFSNLLAAATWENKEDNSGGCASYNCSAPTPVYKRRKSTNLLAAARWENKDNSCGGCLCCICSVPNLVYKRRKTSNLPTAELKNNKEGSGKCLCCRWSEMPSLSAENDHNIFSNTGNGSHTGREDPVSSSCLRNNDITADGRSSLSQQVFPVKFDIAHYMRPKSSEISLKRINMECSTGEVEEFDEAQNNSVQKSALGCCNVIGSCSSAKSYVDGSGSVKSDLEDAGECSSSDILTTNQLGECSTEKELIYILLRDVLHQQVCSRRKSTSNDVVGSSSAAKYKLQSCKICDGLENSLSMLICDNCEEAFHITCCNPKVRKIPVDEWYCQPCSRKQRRLPRKSLNARASRRKSAAPKDHIASMLSDTEPYTTGVRIGKDFQADVPDWSGPISSDVDFVGKAMDPTECDTLCLNAKKLPAPSSAGNWLQCQEVLVANTEVEIICGKWRRAPLFEIQTDDWDCSCALRWDPIHADCAVPQELPTDQVLKQLKFIEMLKPKLAAKKQKLTHTKGDTEDIRSVT, from the exons ATGTGCAAAAGATCTCTACTAAATCTCGTGTACAAGCGAAGGAACTCTAATAGTATTTTAGCTGTAGTGGGGAAAAACAATATAAAGGGTGGTGGTAGCTTTCGTCTCTATAATTGTTCTGCAGTAGGGCTGGAAAATAATAGAAACTGTGTCAATAGTGGTGGTTCTCTTTCCTACGGTTGTTCTGCAGCAAATCTTGTGTACGAGCGCAAAAACTCTACTAGATTTGTAGCTGAAGGGCAGGAAAGCGATAAAGGTCCTATTGGTGATTCACTTACCAACAATTTTTCTGCACCAAACTTTGTTTACAGGCGTAGAAACTCCGCTAGtcttccagcagcagcagggttgGGAAACGAGAAAAATAGAAGTGTAGGTCATCTTTCCTACAATTGTTCGGCTCCAAATCTTGTGTACAAGCGTCGAAAAGCTGTTAATCTTCTAGCAGAAGCAGAGAGGGACAACAATAGTCACGGTAGCGGTGGTTGTCTAGCTGACAATTGTTCAATACCAAAACTTGTGTACACGCGAAGAAACCCTAATAGTCTTCTAGCAGAAGCAGAGCGCGAAAACAATAGTAACGATAGTGGTGGTTGTTTAACTTACAAACCTTCAAAACCATGTCTTGTGTACCAGCGAAAAATCTCTAATAATCTTCTAACAAAAGCAGGGGGTGATAACAATAGACAAGGTACTGGTGGTTGTGTTTCTTATAATTGTTCTGCACCAAATCGTAAAAACTCTACCAATCATCTAGCAGAAGCAGGGCAGGGAAACAGTGGTGGTGGTTCTCTTACTTACGATCGTCCTGCACCAAAGCTTGTATACAAACGTAGAAACCGTACTAGTTTACCAACAACACAAGGAGGAGAAGACAATAGATGTGGTGGTGGTGTTAGTCCTTCCTACAACTGTTCTGAACCGATTTTTGTGTACAAGCATAGAAACTTTTCTAATCTTCTAGCAGCAGCAACGTGGGAAAACAAAGAAGACAATAGTGGTGGCTGTGCTTCCTACAATTGTTCTGCGCCAACTCCTGTATACAAGCGTAGAAAATCTACTAATCTTCTAGCAGCAGCAAGGTGGGAAAACAAAGACAACAGTTGTGGTGGTTGTCTCTGCTGCATTTGTTCTGTACCAAATCTTGTGTACAAGCGTAGGAAAACTAGTAATCTTCCAACTGCAGAGCTGAAAAACAATAAAGAAGGTAGTGGTAAATGTCTTTGCTGCCGTTGGTCTGAAATGCCTTCATTGTCAGCAGAAAATGATCACAATATTTTCTCGAATACTGGGAATGGTAGTCACACTGGCAGAGAAGATCCTGTTTCTTCCTCATGTTTACGCAACAATGACATAACTGCTGATGGGAGATCATCCTTATCCCAGCAGGTCTTTCCAGTAAAGTTTGATATTGCTCATTATATGAGACCTAAGAGTTCAGAGATTTCTTTAAAGCGCATTAATATGGAATGCTCTACTGGCGAAGTAGAAGAATTTGATGAAGCACAAAATAATAGTGTCCAAAAATCAGCTCTTGGATGCTGCAATGTAATTGGTAGCTGTTCGTCGGCGAAATCTTACGTCGATGGTTCGGGTTCCGTgaaaagtgatttggaagatgcagGGGAATGTTCCTCATCTGATATTTTGACAACAAATCAGTTAGGGGAATGCTCAACAGAAAAAGAACTCATATATATACTTCTACGAGATGTACTTCATCAGCAGGTTTGTTCTAGGAGAAAATCCACGTCCAATGATGTTGTGGGTTCTAGCAGTGCTGCTAAATATAAACTTCAGTCATGCAAAATATGTGACGGTTTGGAAAATTCACTGAGTATGTTGATTTGTGATAATTGTGAGGAGGCATTTCATATTACTTGCTGTAATCCCAAGGTAAGAAAGATACCAGTGGATGAGTGGTATTGCCAGCCTTGTTCAAGGAAGCAACGGAGACTTCCTCGAAAATCACTAAATGCAAGAGCATCCAGGAGGAAGAGTGCAGCACCGAAAGATCATATAGCGTCCATGTTAAGTGATACTGAGCCATATACTACAGGTGTTCGAATAGGAAAAGATTTTCAAGCAGATGTTCCTGACTGGTCTGGTCCCATTTCGAG TGATGTTGATTTTGTTGGTAAAGCAATGGATCCTACAGAATGTGATACTTTATGT TTGAATGCCAAGAAACTCCCAGCCCCCAGTTCTGCTGGTAATTGGCTTCAATGTCAAGAGGTTTTGGTTGCAAATACAGAAGTGGAAATTATTTGTGGAAAGTGGCGAAG GGCTCCTCTTTTTGAAATCCAAACTGATGATTGGGATTGTTCTTGCGCTCTTCGTTGGGACCCAATACATGCTGATTGCGCTGTTCCTCAG GAGCTCCCAACAGATCAAGTTCTAAAGCAACTCAAATTTATAGAAATG TTGAAGCCAAAATTAGCTGCTAAAAAGCAAAAATTAACTCACACAAAGGGTGATACAGAGGACATTAGAAGTGTAACCTAA
- the LOC113358712 gene encoding uncharacterized protein LOC113358712 isoform X3 — protein sequence MILLFHLGSSASRNILDDFHWRRNSASLPAAAGLGNEKNRSVGHLSYNCSAPNLVYKRRKAVNLLAEAERDNNSHGSGGCLADNCSIPKLVYTRRNPNSLLAEAERENNSNDSGGCLTYKPSKPCLVYQRKISNNLLTKAGGDNNRQGTGGCVSYNCSAPNRKNSTNHLAEAGQGNSGGGSLTYDRPAPKLVYKRRNRTSLPTTQGGEDNRCGGGVSPSYNCSEPIFVYKHRNFSNLLAAATWENKEDNSGGCASYNCSAPTPVYKRRKSTNLLAAARWENKDNSCGGCLCCICSVPNLVYKRRKTSNLPTAELKNNKEGSGKCLCCRWSEMPSLSAENDHNIFSNTGNGSHTGREDPVSSSCLRNNDITADGRSSLSQQVFPVKFDIAHYMRPKSSEISLKRINMECSTGEVEEFDEAQNNSVQKSALGCCNVIGSCSSAKSYVDGSGSVKSDLEDAGECSSSDILTTNQLGECSTEKELIYILLRDVLHQQVCSRRKSTSNDVVGSSSAAKYKLQSCKICDGLENSLSMLICDNCEEAFHITCCNPKVRKIPVDEWYCQPCSRKQRRLPRKSLNARASRRKSAAPKDHIASMLSDTEPYTTGVRIGKDFQADVPDWSGPISSDVDFVGKAMDPTECDTLCKLNAKKLPAPSSAGNWLQCQEVLVANTEVEIICGKWRRAPLFEIQTDDWDCSCALRWDPIHADCAVPQELPTDQVLKQLKFIEMLKPKLAAKKQKLTHTKGDTEDIRSVT from the exons atgattttgttgtttcatCTGGGATCGAGTGCTTCAAGAAACATCTTGGACGACTTTCACTG GCGTAGAAACTCCGCTAGtcttccagcagcagcagggttgGGAAACGAGAAAAATAGAAGTGTAGGTCATCTTTCCTACAATTGTTCGGCTCCAAATCTTGTGTACAAGCGTCGAAAAGCTGTTAATCTTCTAGCAGAAGCAGAGAGGGACAACAATAGTCACGGTAGCGGTGGTTGTCTAGCTGACAATTGTTCAATACCAAAACTTGTGTACACGCGAAGAAACCCTAATAGTCTTCTAGCAGAAGCAGAGCGCGAAAACAATAGTAACGATAGTGGTGGTTGTTTAACTTACAAACCTTCAAAACCATGTCTTGTGTACCAGCGAAAAATCTCTAATAATCTTCTAACAAAAGCAGGGGGTGATAACAATAGACAAGGTACTGGTGGTTGTGTTTCTTATAATTGTTCTGCACCAAATCGTAAAAACTCTACCAATCATCTAGCAGAAGCAGGGCAGGGAAACAGTGGTGGTGGTTCTCTTACTTACGATCGTCCTGCACCAAAGCTTGTATACAAACGTAGAAACCGTACTAGTTTACCAACAACACAAGGAGGAGAAGACAATAGATGTGGTGGTGGTGTTAGTCCTTCCTACAACTGTTCTGAACCGATTTTTGTGTACAAGCATAGAAACTTTTCTAATCTTCTAGCAGCAGCAACGTGGGAAAACAAAGAAGACAATAGTGGTGGCTGTGCTTCCTACAATTGTTCTGCGCCAACTCCTGTATACAAGCGTAGAAAATCTACTAATCTTCTAGCAGCAGCAAGGTGGGAAAACAAAGACAACAGTTGTGGTGGTTGTCTCTGCTGCATTTGTTCTGTACCAAATCTTGTGTACAAGCGTAGGAAAACTAGTAATCTTCCAACTGCAGAGCTGAAAAACAATAAAGAAGGTAGTGGTAAATGTCTTTGCTGCCGTTGGTCTGAAATGCCTTCATTGTCAGCAGAAAATGATCACAATATTTTCTCGAATACTGGGAATGGTAGTCACACTGGCAGAGAAGATCCTGTTTCTTCCTCATGTTTACGCAACAATGACATAACTGCTGATGGGAGATCATCCTTATCCCAGCAGGTCTTTCCAGTAAAGTTTGATATTGCTCATTATATGAGACCTAAGAGTTCAGAGATTTCTTTAAAGCGCATTAATATGGAATGCTCTACTGGCGAAGTAGAAGAATTTGATGAAGCACAAAATAATAGTGTCCAAAAATCAGCTCTTGGATGCTGCAATGTAATTGGTAGCTGTTCGTCGGCGAAATCTTACGTCGATGGTTCGGGTTCCGTgaaaagtgatttggaagatgcagGGGAATGTTCCTCATCTGATATTTTGACAACAAATCAGTTAGGGGAATGCTCAACAGAAAAAGAACTCATATATATACTTCTACGAGATGTACTTCATCAGCAGGTTTGTTCTAGGAGAAAATCCACGTCCAATGATGTTGTGGGTTCTAGCAGTGCTGCTAAATATAAACTTCAGTCATGCAAAATATGTGACGGTTTGGAAAATTCACTGAGTATGTTGATTTGTGATAATTGTGAGGAGGCATTTCATATTACTTGCTGTAATCCCAAGGTAAGAAAGATACCAGTGGATGAGTGGTATTGCCAGCCTTGTTCAAGGAAGCAACGGAGACTTCCTCGAAAATCACTAAATGCAAGAGCATCCAGGAGGAAGAGTGCAGCACCGAAAGATCATATAGCGTCCATGTTAAGTGATACTGAGCCATATACTACAGGTGTTCGAATAGGAAAAGATTTTCAAGCAGATGTTCCTGACTGGTCTGGTCCCATTTCGAG TGATGTTGATTTTGTTGGTAAAGCAATGGATCCTACAGAATGTGATACTTTATGT AAGTTGAATGCCAAGAAACTCCCAGCCCCCAGTTCTGCTGGTAATTGGCTTCAATGTCAAGAGGTTTTGGTTGCAAATACAGAAGTGGAAATTATTTGTGGAAAGTGGCGAAG GGCTCCTCTTTTTGAAATCCAAACTGATGATTGGGATTGTTCTTGCGCTCTTCGTTGGGACCCAATACATGCTGATTGCGCTGTTCCTCAG GAGCTCCCAACAGATCAAGTTCTAAAGCAACTCAAATTTATAGAAATG TTGAAGCCAAAATTAGCTGCTAAAAAGCAAAAATTAACTCACACAAAGGGTGATACAGAGGACATTAGAAGTGTAACCTAA